A genome region from Tolypothrix sp. PCC 7712 includes the following:
- the ntrB gene encoding nitrate ABC transporter permease — translation MTAIAGSRINRKKSQKALNKLFWKKIVPPLVALAIFLVIWQLLCLNPNFKLPGPIETVSETWNPFIINPFFDNGESDKGLGWQILSSLGRVGLGFSLATIVGIALGILIGANQLVYNAVDPIFQVLRTVPPLAWLPISLAAFQQANPSAIFVIFITSIWPIIINTTVGVQQIPQDYINVAKVLKLKGPKYFFKIVFPATVPYIFTGLRIGIGLSWLAIVAAEMLVGGVGIGSFIWDAYNTTTETNMSEIIIALIYVGLVGLMLDRLVAFIASKVVAEQK, via the coding sequence ATGACAGCTATTGCTGGTAGTCGGATCAACAGAAAAAAGTCTCAAAAGGCGCTTAATAAATTATTCTGGAAAAAAATTGTACCGCCACTGGTAGCATTAGCGATTTTTTTGGTGATTTGGCAATTACTTTGTTTAAATCCTAACTTTAAGTTACCGGGGCCAATTGAAACAGTTTCCGAAACTTGGAACCCTTTTATCATTAATCCATTCTTTGATAATGGCGAAAGCGATAAAGGTTTAGGTTGGCAGATTCTTAGCAGTTTGGGCAGGGTTGGTTTAGGGTTTTCGCTGGCAACAATTGTTGGTATTGCATTGGGCATATTAATCGGTGCAAATCAATTAGTTTATAATGCCGTAGATCCCATCTTCCAAGTATTGCGAACTGTACCGCCTCTAGCATGGTTACCTATCTCACTGGCAGCATTTCAACAAGCTAATCCCTCAGCAATTTTCGTAATTTTCATTACTTCAATTTGGCCAATTATTATCAACACTACAGTTGGTGTACAGCAAATTCCCCAAGACTACATTAATGTAGCTAAGGTTTTAAAATTAAAAGGGCCAAAGTATTTCTTCAAAATCGTCTTTCCTGCCACAGTACCTTATATATTTACAGGTTTAAGGATTGGGATTGGTTTATCTTGGTTAGCCATTGTTGCGGCTGAAATGTTAGTAGGCGGTGTGGGTATTGGTTCGTTTATTTGGGATGCCTACAACACAACTACAGAAACCAATATGAGCGAGATTATTATCGCCTTAATATATGTTGGTTTAGTTGGTTTAATGCTGGATAGATTGGTAGCATTTATCGCTAGCAAAGTTGTAGCTGAACAAAAGTAA